One Seriola aureovittata isolate HTS-2021-v1 ecotype China chromosome 3, ASM2101889v1, whole genome shotgun sequence genomic window, TAAGGATAGCACCTTATGTGTTGGGGTCTTGAGGAGCAGCCCTTGGTAACACCACTGTAAACTTGACTAATGCAACTCTATACACCAACAGCCCTCACACCAACAATGCACTAAACCCTTCTAATGCAACAGCACTGACTTACAGGCAGAGCACTAACAGATAAAAGCCGTCTAAcactaaaataacaaagtgaAGGCCAAGTACTATTTACTCTAGATATACCTGATAAAACAATAGGCTTAAACATCCTATCAAATTACATGTGGCTAATACAACAGTGACATCCTTTAGTCCCgataaacacaacaacaactccaTCACTCAATATCCCACTGGCCTTGCAAATAcctattaaaaaataaaaactttaagtGAAGTGATGATGTCCAGTGATGTTGAATTTCCCGCATCAAGAAAATCTGTTACACGTAAGCTGCATATTGCATTCATATAGCCactaaataaaatagaaaataatgcaaatgcaaaaaaacaaaacaaaactaatcaTTCAATTTTCCATTATCATAAACACGTAGTAAAAGATTTACACAATAACACTTGCTCCAATTTTACACATCTTGCGCACCAATAAATATCATTACCTCTGACAAGGAGCTTATGTTTTCTCCTTAATCtctttatttgtcagcaggattatgtgAAAAGTACTGAGCGGATTTGCAGTGAACTTGGGGAAGACAGGGAACAGGGCAGGGAAGCACCCATctaattttggggcagatccagatcatttactatgaatttgaattatttttcccctgaagtctggtgtgtgttgtttgacatAAGCGTTGATGTAGgtattatcatgtttttattttacattattccATGTGCCATGTACTTATACTTTGCATGCGTGCGTGTAAAAGATAAACATCCCTGATTCtgacttaacttttttttttcagaatataTAGCATTTGCATTTTAGCCTGTAAACACTGTTTTCCCATTCAGCTCTGCTCTCCAGCTGTGCTGCACCCATAGTGAGTACAAAACTCTTCATCTATCACAACTGATAATGCAATatggaaacagatttttgtttctgttttcacaaaatataaaaagaacaaCATCCTAATAAGTGCCAGAATATCAAACTGGCTAACAACTAAGTCAATACTCAGGTCCTTGTCCTCTCAATGAAACATATTGGAGCATATAAAATTCCTTCCAGACGCTTCAAGCTACATTTCAAAAGCAGAAATCTTTCCAGTTGCTAGGTCTGTGGTTGGTTTCTGGTAAACGATGTACAGAAGGAGATATCCTTCCAGATATCCAAAACCTGCTGCTGAAGGCCACAGCCAAAGATTTGGCGTGACTGGCAccaaaatgaatgtaatatatGAGATAACATGAAGTGATGAGATAATATACTTTCCTAAAATTACTTCACATACAGAGATATAGTTTCTGGACATATTTTCCAAAGTGCTgtggtaaaacaaaaacagttgtgCCACCTtcaatttcacaaaaatatctcCCGCTGCTTgaacaaaaggaaaattatGAATATCAGGAATCATATATTAATGATGATATATCCTCACAAATTGTATGCCatgattattatataaaaaatacatttgatagagatgttttctctgctgctcattCACAAACTGAGGTGGCGTTGTAATGTCTTGTATTGTAAGGTGGGTTATGTCTACACACACAATGACTATGGAGTTGAATCTCGAACACAGTCGCAATGAAAGGTGAAACTTTCACAGTTGCAGTATTTGTTGCAGGGCTGTCCCACTGGTGTGGACAATTGTACAGTTGTTTACGACATTTTGTCCACCTCCTGTGCCTGTGCGTGCCAAAACCCAGCAGTGTTGTGTCATATGTGTGAAAGGGCTCTCATGAGCACAGACAGTTACACTCGCAGTTACACACCCACTGACTGACAGCGAGGgctacagctacagcagctCTACGGTGTTGTAGAAACCGCCtgacgcacatacacacacgtctgtgttttacagtaacacAGGACCAGACATATTGCACCTGTTGAATTTAGCAAAGCATACAGACACAAGGACAATTAAAcctgttttaaataaatgaaaaaaacaaaagaaataagtTCTCACCTTGTCCAGGAAGCAGAGCTTGTCCTTGGTCTTGGCATCCAGTATCTCCAcctcaaagaaaacaacagcctTTTTAGCTTTTTTAGCAGGTTTGCGTTTGACGGGGGCTTGCACTGGCAGCGGGGCAGCCACTGCCACGCCATTAGCCGTCTTTTTACCGCTGGTGGCCTCTAGTGCTAGGGCATCCATGTCCACAGTCCTCCTCCTGCACTCAGTTTATTCCCTTGTTCCCCTCGCTCTTCCCCTTGCTTCTCTTGTCACTCTTGACTGTCTCAGATGCTCACCAAGAGGAGAGGGGCAGCACTCAGCTGTGGAAATAAATCTGTCtcccccctcctgctcctctgcccctccctcttcttcctcctctctgtcattctctcactctccctccctttttgcCCCTCTCTCATTCCTTCACTCCTGGCACGCTGCTTTATTTAACTGCCAGCCGACCCCTGGCGCGCAGACATAtaccacatgtgtgtgtgcacagttgCATACACAGGAATGCCCAGTATCCCCCTGGCAAACTGTCCACGATAGATCATCTGTGTGTACCTCATGAGGGAAACTTCTAGAGCCGAGAGTGGCAGCTTCATTTCAGGGCATCAATGACATGGTTTTGAAATATAACCCCTCCCTAAAAAAAGACACCTGATGACCTGTGCCACCTCTCGACCCCTGGCTAAGTGGGAGGTTGGAGGAGAGGTATTATGACAAACAGCAGCCCTATTTTCCTAGTTTGAccccttctcttcctctaccAGCTAAATATAAATGTCTACTGCCAACTCTGCATAAACAGCCCTCTCCCTACAGACCCCCATCCATCTACACCTATGTAGTGATGTCACGGCTTTGCTGTCAATCACACTATGCTGCCATTCAatcagtgactgtgtgtgtatgtaaaccAACTGTAGTCCACTCTAACTACAGCTCGTATGTCCATCACTATCCATTTCACCTGCTGGGAGACACCTGCCAGACCCAGTTCAGGGTCTCACATGTTCTTCCTTGAAACCAAACACATGGGGAGTCACCCTTTCCTGCCACCAAGGGATGATAATACTCCAGACTCTGAGGGCTTAACTCAGGGCATTCCCCTTGGTGAAGccagccaccccccccccccccacccccacccccactcaaCTCTCGGGATACAGTTTCCATAATGAATGAAAGACATATAGTCACAAGTGGCATCGTTTTTTCTATTTATGGACTTGAATGGATGAATATACAGAATGAAAATCTGTGGGTACCAATGAAATATGTTCTGTTATGTGAAAGATCACCATCTCTTCTACTCCATCAACATTGAATTTGGACACACGTTTGGATGTCTTCCGGTAGACACCAGTGACCAATGCATTTTCACCTCACTTTGATTTACTGTGTCACATGacaatgtagaaaaacaagcaTGAAAACAGTGATTCAGTTTTCTGGCttgaaatacacattttgcCAGAATATAAGGCTACTTGCCTGTTTAAAATTTTAAGTGTcgttttataaaataataaatttagCTGCTTTTTTACTGCGCAAATGACACATTCATGTGTGCTTAAAACAAGCAGGACACATGACACTGCAGTCGAGACTTCAGGGAAATAAACCCACTCAGTCCTCGCGGTGCCAGGCATACCCACTGCCACTGTACCTCCCCCTTCTCATCTATATAAAGCCTCTGTCTGGCAGTGACAGTCTGTCACAGAAATGGACACTGGGGTGAGAATGAAGCGGGGAAAAATAAGCTTTAGTTGCGACAGTGGACTTCTACTTTGTCACTAGTTTTGACTGTACCTCATATCTGAAGGTAagggcttttttttattttatctagaAGGACTGCACTTAGAAAGATTAACAGACACTCTGGAAATGGAAGTGTTTGTACACACTGCCAGAGAGTGATGGACAGTCAGTGTGACAGAAAGGCAGATCGGTGTGGAAGTGATGCAGCTCTCTGGTGCTATCTGCTGTAAATGTGATGGAACTATGAATAAACTGGTCCAAGGGGAAAACACTTAGAGCTTAATCTTTGTTCCAGGACAGTATTGTAacttaaaaacatcactgttgaGTACTTTTAGTTTgatcatgtatttttgtttaactttatcTGTTGTGCTCTGTAATGCGTTCAATGCAGGGAAAGTGAAGAATAAAAGCTATTCTTAAAAGattgaattaaaatgaactcAAACCGCATCCGTTTGCAGCAGTGTGAGTATTTACCTTTAACATACTCTGCACTGGTTATGGTGTCAGTCATAGTCCACACCCAGCTTCGatcacatttttgtgccttgGCATACCTGTTGTGCCTGTGACCTGGTTAACCAAGCTGTACTGCAAATGCAAAAACCTCTACCATGGTTACATGCTGTATTTTGAGGTGTTACCTACACTTGTGACTTCACAGTATTTTGTAACAGTCACATATATTGGTGTTTGATGATCTGTGGTTTTTCTTCACAGAAGCTGAAGAGTCACACGTTTCAGTGGGTCCAAGAGTTGCATCCTTGGCCTAATAACAACACCGTAGCTTCATACAAACGTCAAAACCTTGCAGGCTAGTAGTTTTCAAATGCCTCTATGAGTGTCGCCACACATACTGGAGAGTAAGAGGCGATAACTGAGGATGGCTGTGCAGAGGTGAGTTAACCAGATTGCAAGGGTCGCAGGAGTGGTCTAAGGTTGATAACAGCgctgaaacactgaacactgtgAATTACAATAAAGATTTAATTATACcaagtttatttattgatttattcatgtattatgAAACAAAGTTCAAATTTAAGAGCATGCTTATCAtttcaattacattttcattaactTTATTCCTAAATCTATGAGAAATTTGATCAGTTCATGTCATCATTTGAATGTTGATTTGCCCCTCGTAGGTTACAAAAGCCACATCTGTCGACAGAAAGACGGGGAACTGGAGCAGCCACCGGTTGGCTCAGTTTCTGTCAGACTGCTTCAGATCCTGTCTGATGGGTTTTAGGTGCTCAAGAAACTCTTTTGGTGGTAGAAGTAGTAGGCTACAATGGGTAAGTAGCATGGGAGTCATGGGTGTTTACCAACAGGTAGTCACAATACTgtccctttttttcctttgaggagtgactgatttttaaaatcacacacaagcCATGAGGGTTGATTTAACTGGGCTGAATTTGCGCATTTGACTGTTCACCTGCATTATTGGGTAATAACAAGATAAGAAGCGCCATGAGTCATTCCAGCCAGAGATGGCGATGATGCCGAGCATTGTCCTACACAGAGAAGATTTGTCACATACAGCTCTAATGGGGAGCTTCACAAATACACGACGCAAATGTAATTCCTCGTACATATAGGTGCAGCTTGACTTTCAGGGTTTACAGtggcaaatgcaaaacaattaatttCCCTGTACGAGAGGCCACAATACCCTGGTCACAGCCCCCAGCCCGTGACAGGCGGTGTAGCTTGCAGCATGCGATCCTGAATGCCCATGTTTAAAGCTCTACATTTGACTGTTCTGCTGGAGTTTACACTTGGAGAATTCCCAGGAAAATTCCCAGTTGGTCTGACTAATTAGATTTTGGCTCCATGAAGCCCCCCCATTCAAGGTTTAGAGTTTCATGGACACTACTCACCTCGTAGTGCTTCATCTTGGCAGTTTGCAGCCCCTTCCTTAATATCCCAGATGAGTGACAGGACAGCGTCCAATCAGAGGAGTAATGTACCACTGCTGAGGCCACACCAGGCGGGCACTACGTTGTTGCTGCAGCCAATCAAAACCGGCAAAAAAATCAGACGAATACACCCTCACGCTCGACGACGTAGCCAATGAGATTTTAGGAAAGGGAGAAGTCGTGGCTAATAGGATTTTTTGTGCTTACTTATCcgaccatagactgtaaataaaaacccCACGGTCACAATTGCACTTATTACgttatttcatctttaaaagttTGCTTTCTCTTGCTTAGATGCATTCCTGTGTCCATTGTGGTCTCCTTGTGTAtaagaaataaagtttttacatttGCCCACGTAGACTGTCGTTGTCACCTTATTATAGGCTTTGAATTGCTTACTTTAGTCAAGCACATTTACCCCAATATAATATTGTCTTATACAGTAAGACAGCACAGGGTAAACACAAAATGATCCAGGCCAAATATATAATGATGTATTCCTATATTTTCAATAGTTATACTCTATAATGAGCCTGGCCACGGGTCACACATTGCCAAAGGCAGCATAATTGtcaaaatatacatatacaggaCTACATTTGCCCATAGTTTGAACTGATATCAAAAGTTAGGGACATAGGCCTACAGGGAATGCTGACTTACAAAAAACAGGACTGTTCTGAGCTCcaccttaaaaaaacaaaagaagaaatcatattgtgatttggGTGGGTCTGTAGAGCTACTCACATCTGCagtgatatttaaatttttaactgGCAACAGCACTAATCACTGAAAAACAAGTTTTGCTTCACTTGATACAGATAAATTTCCCATAGAAGTGGCGTAATCACTTTTCTTCAAGCTAATTCCAAATTTTACATGCAGGctataatgatttattattttactgtctataaaaacattttctggtaTAATCAACCAATCATCAAGTGTCTACAGGTGTGTGACTTATTCAGGGTTCTCTTTGGTCTCAGTAACTTGGCACTATATTCAATGTGAACACTGACACTGTAATACTGCATGCTTTACCTGTCACAACACATCTCTGGTAGGGTTTAGCTTGAAAGACAGGCAGCATGGATCTTGTACAGTGCAGCTACAATGCTGCTTTGAAGGACTACACATACACTTTGTTGCAGTGTTCAGTTATCTctcaaattttaattttggtGATGTTTGTTGGTGTCTGGCTACATAAATTAGTTCAGTTCATACAATACAAATGATAatactgtgatgtgtgtttatacttttacaTCTTCCATAGAGActttggaaaaacaacaacaaaaaaaaacaaacattataatttactataattACTTTGAAATAGTATGTGTTACATGAGTAAGTGTCCAAGAAAGCGTGAGCAGATTGGAAATATTTGGGATTATTTTGAATGACCTTGCCCTTCTAAAAGTGCCACAGTGTTCTGCCCTACATGTCCCTGTTGTGCACCACACTAGCAGCAGTATGCAGGGGATTTAGTAGTCTCAAATCTGGGCCATGCCCAAGCATAACAGAAGCTGCTGCCAGCAGTCAATCCACAGCTCCACTTCGGTGCGGCAGGGTTTTGTGAGTTTTATTtgggtttttattattattatttctcacAAAGCTTGCACAATATGCTTTTGTAGGTTTTCGCATATTGAGGTTTTCTTCGTTGTTTGTGACATTCACTGTGATCGCTTATGTTGTAATCCGATAAAGTCTGGTATGGCAGTAATGTCCGTAGGGacagtacatttttttctttacgtTAAGACTGGAACAGAAGTCATCTCCAATATTATCagcaaaaaagtttaaaatattaTACGGTTCCTTACAAAGACAAGAACATATAGGGTACACGTCCATGTTGCGATGTTTGCTGTTTTGGGAGAAGATAAAGATATATAAGTTAGTGTCCGCAGTTATTTCCGACAGAGCTTGAAGGCAGCATGAGGTGCCGTGCCTCTGGGCGTGTCTCTGTTGGACCGTCACAGTTGAGACAGTTCAGGCTCTTTATGGAAAACTCTGGAAGTTTCTACGgggtttaaaagaaaataccCGGAGCGCAACCGTGTGAGGCGAGACAGAGGAAGGACCGACGAACAGTGCAGCTCCTGTActtcactgacagctgtttctGAACAGCTTCAAGTCTTACAAGACAAGCCGCTGGATGGTCAAAATGGGTAAAGACTACTACCACATTTTGGGAATCAAGAAAGGAGCATCTGAGGACGATATAAAGAAAGCTTATCGTAAGCAGGCTCTACGCTTTCACCCCGACAAAAACAAGTCACCTGGAGCCGAGGAGAAATTCAAAGAAATTGCTGAAGCTTACGACGTTTTGAGCGACCCGAAGAAAAAGGATGTCTACGATCGTTTTGGTGAAGAAGGTAAGATTCATAACTCCTTCAACTGTGCAATTACTTTGGTGGTCCTTAAAGTGAAACCAGCTGACGTAAGAATAACTTAAACACTGCGTTAATACATGGACGTCAGCTACAGGCATGGCTGAAACATGTCAGTATCAACTCTGCATGGGACTAAGACGACATTAATGATATCTTGTGTGTAATGGCGCTCCCAGCTCTCCTCTGCCGTCCTTCAGCCCAGGCATGTAGTTGAGCCAGGAAAGGCGAGGCTTCACCAACAGGAAAACTCGCATTACATGTTTCTACAAGAAGTCAGTGACAGTCTGAAACAGCTTTTGTTCAAACCTGAGTTCAGGAGAGGAGCTTGGACGAGCGGGGATTAACGTGCAAGGTTGATGTCAGTGGTTGTGACACACGGAAACTTAAAACGTGCGACACACACTTTATCCCTATATTCTCACCTATTTATGAACTGTGGAAAGTTAAAGAAGGACATGGACCCTCTTTTTGAATCGTCGAATAGACATGTAGATGAATGTAAGAAATCTGCATTTGTAAAAGTTTTAGACATGCTTTCGGTTTTATACTTGAGATGTTAATTTATGACGGGAAAAGGGAAGTGTCGACAGTATGGCACCGGatgtgttaccatggcaacaatacCATGCGTATCAACATTGCACGTGTTTGCATGGTTctcatgttttgtttccatttgaCAACTATCAAAGCAGCATTAGACAGTAAAAGCAATTGTAATAATTTTCATGGCAACACTATACAACATTTAGTTTGTAATAATGTATATCCAATTAAATCACAGCCGGTCACGAGGACGTatctatttttttatacatcCATTATGGTTTTATAGATAGGAACATTTCCAAACAAGCAGGCTGATGAGTAATGCTTTGGCACACAGCTTAACAActgccacagcagctgcagagttttgtGGGTTTGTGTCACATTTGGTATGGTGGCGTCTGCACACATTGAAGTGTGTTGTGCGAAGTTAATCAGACTTTTTAAGGAGGGGTTCGCTGCAGTTCATTTTGCACTTTGTCAAAAACAAGTTCTACCGATTTGAAAACTATCTGAGGTAAATCAATAAGCTAACAGCAGCCCAAAATGAATTCCTGTCAGTGTCTCAGTCGCCATTATTTTGTTGTACCTGAAAGGGAGATTTTGATATCAGCTTCTGCACATCCGCTTGTTCTTCTTTTGGGCAGCAATCAGTATGAATGCACATGAATAACTACAGACATACATCCTGTTTTTGTCTGGAATGACCCCAGGCTAATAGGGAATAGTAACAGTATAATAGTAACACAGAGGGATTTTGTTCATGTTGAATTTACAGAACATCTGGCAGTAAACTCTACTGGTTGTGTTGTTATTAGTTTTAACATGATGAATGTTTTGCTGTCGCCTTTACTTCTTGGGCACTCTCATTTCaatatcaaaacataaaaataacacgGATCGTTATGTATGCCTGACAGGATTCAGTGACTCTTGTGATGACCTTGATGTGGGTATGATAACTTACATGAAAGATGCCATAATCGTACTAGCATTAATAAtagcatttgtgtgtatgtatttgcatTGTGCATCAGCAATAAATCCTAACATAACACTGTCTGTGATAAACTGTTTCATATAGCaacaaatgtttgaattttaaatctAATACTATATGTAGTGCATTATGAGTTGTGTAAAAGTAAAGGGACGTCTCCCTCATGAACGACACTCATCTATCTGTAGGAATAGAACAACACACTAAAGGAACGTACCACACAAAGATTCACTCCTTTTTTAGTGATAAACGCTGACTGATTGTTTCTCTCACTCAGGTCTGAAAGGCGGAGGCCCCTCAGGTGGTGGTGGTCCTGGCACTTTCAGCTACACCTTCCAGGGCGACCCTCATGCTATTTTTGCTGAGTTCTTTGGTGGACGTAACCCCTTCGAACAGTTCTTTGGTGCCCGCAATGGGGGCATGGATGAGGACATGGACACTGATGACCCTTTTGCCCGCTTTGGGATGGGGGCCGGTGGAATGGGTGGCTTCCCCCGCTCCTTCAGCACTGGTATGGGAGGAATGGGTGGTCACAGTAGCGTTGTAAAGAAGCAGCAGGACCCCCCTGTGATTCATGATCTGCGGGTGACCTTGGAGGAAGTTCTGTCAGgttacacaaagaaaatgaaaatctctCGTAAAAGACTGAACCCTGATGGGCGAACAGTAAGGACAGAAGATAAAATCCTGGAGGTGCAGATAAAGAAGGGGTGGAAGGAGGGCACCAAAATCACATTTCCTAAAGAGGGGGATGAGAGTCCCAGAAACATTCCAGCTGATGTGGTCTTTGTGCTGAAGGACAAGCCCCATCCTATGTTTAAACGCGACGGCTCTGACATAATTTACACAGCCAAGATCTCACTCAGAGATGTAAGTTAAGATAACATTTAACTTAGTGACTTATTGTTCATACAAACACCCAGTTTTGCTTTAAGACCAAAACTAAGAATTGTGGTTATCACCTGTAAATAATGAGCAGAATGAAGTCTTTATTGGTGCCTATTCATGATCcaaactaatgttttttttctcccttttgttTTCCCTTCCATCCCATCAGGCCTTATGTGGCTGCACAGTCAATGCACCCACACTGGACGGTAGAGCGGTAACCGTGTCAACAACAGATATCGTGCATCCAGGTATGAAGCGGCGGGTTAGCGGAGAGGGGCTGCCTTATCCCAAACGGCCTGATCGTCGAGGTGACCTGATAGTGGACTATGAGGTCAAGTTCCCAGAAAGGCTCAGTCAGAGTGCCCGGGACACCATCGCCCAGGTCCTCCCGCGAtcatgaacaaaacaaaatgaccttCAGGACTTTATCACACTgccaacaatttttttttgttttacattaatgttCGAGCAGAGGTTAAAATCACACGAGTACAGACACATGGTCATTGAGCAGATCCTCCTGTGTGTACACCGTCAGCCATAGTGTAAATACCAACATGGGAAAAAGCTCACCATGAAATGAGTGCAGCGTTTCACAGggctaaaatgtaaatatgaccaatgttgtttgatgtttgttttactgatAGATTGATGAGAATAagtgtataataatatataacatatgtgCATTATTTTGTCGGAGCTATCGTTGGTAATAAAGGTTCTCTTTGACAaagaaattttcttttttgtatgaAATTGCAACATGAAGATTTCCACTGAATTATTTACATACTTAAGATAAGTGCAAATGTGCTCTTACAGTGTGACTGTCCCAAATTGAAATGAAGGGGTGACTTAGTTTcatacaaagacaaacacaaacacaaagaaaagtatttattctgtatttaaaaGCACATAATGAAGCTTTGGCAAATTCAATCTGGAATATCTTCAATCACGTTTTGCTGTTTCTTCACACTAATTTCCTGTATCATTTCATCAGTTCCACATGATCATAGTCCTTTAGACTCAGTTCAATTAATATCTTTGCATGCACACTATAGTCCCTTTTATATATTATGAAGGTTTTAATGATTCAGGATATGATAACCTGATTATTCACTTATCTATAATTCTAACATTGTCCAGGTTTCTGTTCTTCTGTGCATGGTCTTTAATGCCTTCACATTACAGACACCCTCATTGTCACATCTGTACTGAGCTGCACTGTACTAGTACAATCTTTGCTTCATTGAGGTCTACTGATTCAATAGTTTTACAGACTGAGGAAGAgttcttttatctgtttaataaaatatgagaGGGGTCTGATGTAATATACCAGCCAGACAATTTTTTCAGTATAAGCAGTTTTGACTGAAGCGTTTGACCCACCTTCGTTGAGCAGATACGTAGCCGTCTGATCAGCCGGCTTTGAGCTGAACAGAGAGAACTGTACCATAGCTGACTTAACCTTACTATACCAAAGCACAGATTCactgtatttttctgtattgGAAAAATCATGACAGAATCTGTGTATTTGCTAAGAATGTAAACAcgcatttgtatttttttttgccccgatctttaatgaaaaacaatacaGACATGTGCCCAACATAGTTGTGGACATAGTGTCAATagtacaatacaatacaacatacaattacaacaaaatacaatttaaataaaaccattgaaaaaaaatttaaagaaaaaagtacatgaaaagaaaaaaaaagacaaattggGATATTACCATAGACtgtaaagatggacatagcctccaTGCTATCACCATATGTTTTCTGCTGCTCcgccgtcaccatcttggcagtgctgACTCCACCTGACTCCAGGCTAAgccaaaaatgggcaaagaggtggggcatgtgcGGAGACTTCTGCACATGCCATTTTAATAACTGCAGCAAGCATACCTcctgttagcatcgttagcacagctgggcgtcTTGCTCAAAAGATGACCCAGGGCTAATTCATTTTCTGGCTGATTAGCTAGTTAACGAGCTAAGGTAACGAGCCAGGTGAGTGCAGGCATAGATACCTGTTAAATACTgataacatataaataaaacaataatacagcTGACACCTAGCAGACACTGActgcacccacctgtcactcaaagcggccaggctttcaattatgcataactttaagccttgaaaaaaataaaatatatttaaattatatataatttacctgtacagttgtcatgaagggggaaattagctatagaaaccaaaacagtttttttgcaccaggctgtaaacgt contains:
- the dnajb1b gene encoding dnaJ homolog subfamily B member 1b, producing the protein MVKMGKDYYHILGIKKGASEDDIKKAYRKQALRFHPDKNKSPGAEEKFKEIAEAYDVLSDPKKKDVYDRFGEEGLKGGGPSGGGGPGTFSYTFQGDPHAIFAEFFGGRNPFEQFFGARNGGMDEDMDTDDPFARFGMGAGGMGGFPRSFSTGMGGMGGHSSVVKKQQDPPVIHDLRVTLEEVLSGYTKKMKISRKRLNPDGRTVRTEDKILEVQIKKGWKEGTKITFPKEGDESPRNIPADVVFVLKDKPHPMFKRDGSDIIYTAKISLRDALCGCTVNAPTLDGRAVTVSTTDIVHPGMKRRVSGEGLPYPKRPDRRGDLIVDYEVKFPERLSQSARDTIAQVLPRS